The following are from one region of the Hypanus sabinus isolate sHypSab1 chromosome 14, sHypSab1.hap1, whole genome shotgun sequence genome:
- the LOC132404648 gene encoding E3 ubiquitin-protein ligase BRE1A-like translates to MKKREVRRAITQYYIGKKVFEAEVLGDIPEEVPSSGMVQLEVEKLKLEHEIKLRELEAAERERERQRQHEIHLKKLEAEEKERERAEKEKQRQHDWEIEKMKNERRDQGLDQAERFNVSRELRLVPLFEETDVDSYFLLFEKVAVNQKWPKEQWVALLQSVLKGKAQRAYAALSLEEGGAENYDEVKKVILRTYKLVPEADRQRFRNLRKGWNQTYTELAHEKGVLLDHWCTAERVGEDYGCLREMFLIEEFKSCVPEEIRVYLNEKQDKSISEFARLADEYVLTHKTKTPSN, encoded by the coding sequence atgaaaaagcgggaggtacgaagggccataacccagtattacattgggaagaaggtgtttgaagctgaggtattgggagatatccctgaagaggtaccatcaagtgggatggttcagttagaggtggagaaattgaagttggaacatgaaattaagttaagaGAGCTGGAagcggcagagagagagagggaaaggcaaaggcagcatgaaattcacctaaagaagctagaagcagaagagaaagagagagaacgggccgagaaagagaaacagaggcaacatgactgggaaattgagaagatgaagaacgagcgaagagatcaagggttagaccaagcagagcggtttaatgttagtagggagttgagattagtGCCcctgttcgaggagacagatgtcgatagctatttcttgctttttgaaaaggtggcagtaaatcagaagtggccaaaagagcagtgggtggcgttgttacaaagtgtgttaaaggggaaggcccaacgagcatatgcggccttgtccctggaggagggaggagcggagaattatgatgaggtaaaaaaggtcattctccggacttacaaattggtacctgaggccgatagacaaaggtttagaaatttaaggaaagggtggaatcagacgtataccgagctagcccatgagaagggggtgctcttggaccattggtgcacTGCGGAAAGAGTGGGCGAGGATTATGGGTGTCTCAGGGAGatgtttttgattgaggaatttaaaagttgtgttccggaggagatccgggtgtatttgaatgagaagcaggataagtccatttcagaatttgccaggttggcggacgaatatgtcctaacccacaagacaaagactccctcgaattaa